A window of the Brachyhypopomus gauderio isolate BG-103 chromosome 14, BGAUD_0.2, whole genome shotgun sequence genome harbors these coding sequences:
- the LOC143475598 gene encoding uncharacterized protein LOC143475598 has translation MSDSEVIELVGLGRPFQLGMLYDCRRDALIPGITLWDSEVLKKNINVKPQPNTDFKIFSSQSSEAKSSALNVTASLEASFLGGLVSVKGSAEFLNSKKKSKHHSQVTLQYKTITRFEQLTMDHLGAGNIKHYNVFTEGSATHVVTGILYGAQAFFVFDKEISSNENHQEIEGSLYACIKKIPQVSIEGQASLKMTEGEKQESDKFNCTFHGDFALDRNPVTFLDAINVYSELPKLLGVNGERAVPMSVWLYPLKKFDSTAAMLVREISVSLVRRARHVIDSLDDTDMQCQELMNDDMANVFTEIKAKLRKFKDMCSEYKLVFQKQLCKLLPSIRGGGTEEQELVTLLTSVERSPFQGALISAYMNDRENEMNVLRSYLNRMRDIPVFSSSNNLIKDILKSANDYVVVFAFTSLDEQDSLFSDMEKFLKETSENHGRIISYEPSSPKAQQWFSGDVATKTLQSVRLFVDFRVANHGRENVAFCIASIPNKGSVASSVHVYDKCSLLSSQYELPSKPPVPTIMSAEHDCIHLEINKPAHGINNVESYIILYQTVQSSEWIKVNTESNSTQVTIKDLEPNKEYRFSCQAVCCPGVSLSSDATQYYKTRPCSPPGPPKMKCTESNEITITWDIPKSIGEQTEVIDYLIEYTQDKKGKPWVSTNSTKRECTLKTLKNDTPYTIRVSANCQNAGMSLPGVETTVDPSKKSKKSSPETRSQLFLEQSYVMGKGNPTVHVLKFQCRYSQNEGVNYCVFGHKVEAAKNKVVLLLGATGSGKTTLINAMINYILGVKWEENYRFKLINEMTHRSQAESQTSDVTSYELYNQPGFQVPYSLTIVDTPGFGDTRGIEHDKQITEQIKNFLCNPLGIQHIDAVCFVIQASLARLSATQRYIFDSILSIFGKDIAENIMIMVTFAHGTDIPALEAIRAAEVPCQKKKNGLPTHFSFNNSALYAQNVTEDYSSNDSDDEDTHSVTTKQNEMTWGSNFKKMRSFFRALEDIESKDLKLTIQVLEERERLAKSMQALTSQIKAGLSKCAEIASKKKMLKIENEKMKENENFEQEVEEVKASRSPVNCFTVNCNKCFFTCHSSCFLPEEDAISTCAVFDDESKCVMCPGNCHHSNHLKEKVMWTYETIKKKQTIKELMDNFNKAKTVFMSTQDMLDALDKEYKDIYSRLMDLVKMSFNCLRRLDEIALRPRFLSAKEYFDLLIKTEQDEKKPGFEERIVNLQKMKEESENLNKIAEGEHILY, from the exons ATGTCTGACTCTGAGGTCATTGAATTGGTTGGTCTTGGAAGACCGTTCCAGTTGGGAATGTTGTATGACTGTCGTAGAGATGCATTAATTCCAG GAATCACACTCTGGGATTCGGAAGTGctgaaaaaaaacataaatgtgAAGCCACAGCCAAACACCGACTTTAAAATCTTTTCCTCACAGTCCAGTGAAGCCAAGTCATCAGCTCTGAATGTCACTGCCTCACTTGAGGCCAGTTTTCTTGGAGGATTAGTCAGTGTAAAAGGGTCAGCAGAGTTCTTAAATAGCAAGAAAAAATCTAAGCACCATTCTCAAGTCACCCTGCAGTACAAGACTATCACACGTTTCGAGCAGCTAACTATGGACCATCTCGGAGCTGGGAACATTAAACACTATAATGTGTTTACGGAGGGCTCTGCCACACATGTTGTTACTGGCATTCTGTATGGTGCTCaggctttttttgtttttgacaaGGAGATTTCCTCAAATGAAAACCATCAGGAAATAGAAGGAAGCCTATATGCATGCATCAAGAAGATTCCTCAAGTATCAATTGAAGGGCAGGCATCTTTGAAGATGACTGAGGGTGAAAAACAAGAGAGCGACAAATTCAACTGTACCTTCCATGGAGACTTTGCTCTGGACAGAAACCCGGTGACCTTCCTTGATGCCATTAATGTGTACTCAGAGCTTCCAAAGCTTCTTGGGGTAAATGGAGAACGGGCTGTACCTATGAGTGTGTGGCTCTATCCCCTGAAAAAATTTGACTCAACAGCTGCTATGCTAGTTAGAGAAATTAGTGTCAGTCTGGTGCGACGTGCCCGTCATGTCATCGATTCTTTGGATGATACTGACATGCAGTGCCAGGAACTGATGAATGATGATATGGCCAATGTGTTCACTGAAATCAAAGCCAAGCTCAGGAAATTCAAAGACATGTGTTCAGAGTATAAACTGGTGTTCCAAAAACAGCTCTGTAAGCTTCTTCCATCtataagaggaggaggaacagaAGAACAGGAGCTTGTGACTCTACTGACCAGTGTAGAGAGGTCTCCCTTTCAGGGTGCTCTCATATCTGCCTATATGAATGACAGAGAAAATGAGATGAATGTCCTCAGATCATACCTGAACAGAATGAGAGATATCCCTGTGTTTTCCTCCAGTAATAACTTGATAAAAGACATTCTAAAGTCAGCTAATGACTATGTGGTAGTTTTTGCATTCACATCTCTAGATGAGCAAGACTCACTCTTTTCTGACATGGAGAAATTCCTTAAAGAAACATCAGAGAACCATGGCAGAATTATCTCATATGAGCCCAGCTCTCCAAAAGCACAGCAGTGGTTCAGTGGTGATGTGGCTACAAAAACCTTGCAGAGTGTACGTCTGTTCGTAGATTTCAGGGTGGCCAACCATGGAAGAGAAAATGTTGCATTCTGCATTGCATCAATTCCAAACAAAGGCAGCGTAGCCTCGTCAGTCCATGTTTATGATAAGTGCTCACTGCTGAGCTCTCAGTATGAGCTTCCTTCAAAGCCACCTGTACCAACCATTATGTCTGCTGAACATGACTGTATTCATCTGGAAATCAACAAACCAGCACATGGTATCAATAATGTGGAATCCTACATAATCTTGTATCAAACAGTCCAAAGTTCAGAATGGATTAAAGTGAACACTGAGAGTAATTCCACTCAGGTCACTATCAAGGACTTGGAACCAAATAAAGAATATCGCTTTAGTTGCCAGGCTGTATGCTGCCCAGGGGTAAGTCTGAGTAGTGATGCAACGCAATATTATAAGACCCGCCCATGTAGTCCTCCTGGACCTCCCAaaatgaaatgcacagagtcaAATGAGATAACAATAACTTGGGACATTCCTAAATCCATTGGAGAGCAAACTGAAGTCATTGATTATCTCATAGAGTACACACAGGATAAGAAAGGTAAACCATGGGTATCTACAAACTCCACAAAGAGAGAATGCACACTGAAGACCCTGAAAAATGACACTCCTTACACAATAAGAGTTTCAGCCAACTGTCAAAACGCAGGAATGAGTCTCCCTGGTGTGGAGACTACTGTAGATCCTTCGAAAAAGTCTAAGAAATCATCACCTGAAACCAGGAGTCAGCTCTTCTTGGAGCAATCTTATGTCATGGGAAAAGGCAATCCAACTGTTCACGTCCTGAAATTTCAATGCCGGTATAGTCAGAATGAGGGAGTCAACtactgtgtctttggacataagGTAGAAGCAGCAAAAAACAAAGTGGTCCTTTTACTTGGGGCTACAGGTTCAGGAAAAACAACCCTCATCAATGCAATGATCAATTACATTCTAGGTGTGAAGTGGGAGGAAAATTATCGTTTCAAATTGATCAACGAAATGACCCATAGATCACAGGCAGAAAGTCAGACAAGTGATGTAACATCTTATGAGCTGTATAACCAACCAGGCTTTCAGGTCCCCTATTCTTTGACCATTGTGGATACTCCAGGTTTTGGAGATACCCGTGGGATAGAACATGACAAACAGATCACAGAGCAGATTAAGAATTTCCTTTGTAATCCTTTAGGGATTCAGCATATTGATGCTGTCTGCTTTGTTATTCAGGCTTCTCTGGCCCGCCTTAGTGCTACTCAGAGATACATCTTTGACTCAATCCTCTCAATCTTTGGGAAAGATATAGCTGAGAATATAATGAttatggtgacatttgcacatgGGACAGACATCCCAGCTCTAGAGGCCATCAGAGCAGCTGAGGTTccctgtcaaaaaaaaaaaaatggtctCCCCACTCACTTCAGTTTCAACAACTCAGCTTTGTATGCTCAGAATGTGACAGAAGATTATTCTAGTAATGACTCAGATGATGAAGACACCCACAGTGTCACTACCAAACAAAATGAGATGACTTGGGGCTCAAACTTTAAAAAAATGAGGTCATTTTTTAGAGCATTGGAGGACATTGAAAGCAAAGATCTCAAACTAACTATACAGGTCTTGGAAGAGCGTGAACGACTTGCAAAGTCCATGCAGGCACTAACATCTCAGATCAAGGCTGGCCTCTCAAAGTGTGCAGAGATTGCAAGCAAAAAGAAGATGTTGAAAATTGAGAATGAAAAGATGAAGGAAAATGAAAACTTTGAACAAGAGGTGGAAGAGGTTAAGGCAAGTAGATCCCCAGTTAACTGCTTCACCGTGAACTGCAACAAGTGTTTTTTCACGTGCCACTCCAGCTGCTTTCTCCCTGAAGAAGATGCCATCAGCACTTGTGCCGTGTTTGATGATGAGAGCAAATGTGTAATGTGCCCTGGAAACTGCCATCATTCCAACCATTTAAAGGAGAAAGTTATGTGGACATATGaaacaataaaaaagaaacaaaccatCAAGGAGTTAATGGATAACTTTAACAAGGCAAAGACAGTATTTATGTCCACACAGGATATGTTGGATGCACTAGATAAAGAATACAAAGATATTTATTCCAGGTTGATGGACTTGGTTAAAATGTCTTTCAATTGCCTTAGAAGGTTGGATGAGATTGCCCTGAGACCAAGGTTCCTGTCTGCAAAAGAGTACTTTGACTTACTGATTAAGACGGAGCAGGATGAGAAAAAGCCTGGCTTTGAAGAACGCATTGTCAACCTGCAGAAAATGAAAGAAGAGTCTGAAAACCTGAACAAAATTGCAGAAGGAGAGCATATCTTATATTGA